From Variimorphobacter saccharofermentans, one genomic window encodes:
- a CDS encoding DUF262 domain-containing protein codes for MRTASGMKKVSEFFDRGQTIIYDAIGGRKQEVFLDENRVYLIPGYQREIRWSSENVQILIDDLGKGGKFLGTITLSTFENGKYEVIDGQQRITVITLLISYLNTVVPDRKKHTNICKIENGSFTKFGEALSYGFNYKRIEKDNLPLYAEILETDVLDQRDDFAIIWNSIVERVQVMSEDEQIDLFVALEESEINVIVNEIDGTGSQRKFCIDYFIDINNKSVELDSIDIIRAYAFKEDFEKMTALWIDVQNKCNALRGVVKYSREELYYQYFICKVNGELDYQLTRSLGENYTTKENVKIGEKRYASGTFVWNMFSKDRFYAQLLEDLNAYLDFITLVISHENGGNNEFKSMFYLNEENRISETQILNTHTVINCILRNDDVVPKMMIMKYYLEVLKPQTAEKKMYKCIYDINAVATIFTATGKKKESEQIANKLLQQNWGNAIKEYAYKQLRSLPEAVDFAKVALFNKKHTVESGQYLARRYFSLYDAYDWLNGNVSVDEEQYKNANITNGNNNMEHFIINRNYEYALYLDDGSTCDIEIKIPVKFKKYIATIANYLILNSRVNSNLKNRPVYEKIEIIEEDIRDNGIDYVIPSKRSQLHYFVIKEIFHDLSKYPVKELKVETKKSKKKKLLRDYYLSYFEEEYTQLTQSLASEEKVFVAEMEYYLSQHGFFKDGDRMILSGDSGVFLHVEAEIDEKKRKIEFYAELGNPYFAETGECSEEYIALVEAVDEKFTQIMEEEPCISSSDEYCECPDVSYTFSFQCAPNVEKIEQFLKAIEEMEAVLCKMSETID; via the coding sequence ATGAGAACCGCAAGTGGAATGAAAAAGGTATCAGAATTTTTCGACAGAGGTCAAACGATTATATATGATGCTATTGGAGGAAGAAAGCAAGAAGTTTTTTTAGATGAAAATCGAGTATATTTAATTCCGGGATATCAGAGAGAGATTAGGTGGTCATCGGAGAATGTTCAAATTCTTATTGATGATCTGGGTAAAGGAGGGAAATTCCTCGGGACAATTACGCTTAGTACTTTCGAGAACGGAAAATATGAAGTTATTGATGGTCAACAGAGAATAACAGTTATTACTTTGCTGATATCATATCTGAATACGGTTGTGCCTGATCGAAAGAAACATACCAATATTTGCAAAATAGAGAATGGTTCTTTTACAAAATTTGGCGAGGCATTATCATATGGATTCAATTATAAGAGGATAGAAAAAGACAATTTGCCACTGTATGCTGAAATATTAGAAACAGATGTTTTGGATCAAAGGGATGATTTTGCTATAATCTGGAATAGCATCGTAGAGCGTGTACAGGTCATGTCTGAAGATGAACAGATTGATTTATTTGTTGCTTTGGAAGAAAGTGAAATTAATGTAATAGTTAATGAGATAGATGGTACGGGGTCACAGCGAAAGTTTTGTATAGACTATTTTATTGACATAAATAATAAGAGTGTTGAACTAGATAGTATTGATATTATTAGAGCCTATGCTTTTAAGGAAGATTTTGAAAAAATGACTGCATTATGGATAGATGTGCAGAATAAATGCAATGCGTTGCGTGGGGTTGTGAAATATTCACGAGAAGAGTTATATTATCAATATTTTATCTGCAAGGTGAACGGTGAACTAGATTATCAATTAACACGTTCATTAGGGGAAAACTATACAACAAAAGAGAATGTTAAAATAGGGGAAAAGAGGTATGCATCTGGAACGTTTGTTTGGAATATGTTTTCTAAAGACAGATTTTATGCGCAATTACTTGAAGATTTGAACGCATATTTGGATTTTATTACTTTGGTGATATCTCATGAGAATGGAGGAAATAATGAGTTTAAGAGCATGTTCTATTTGAACGAAGAGAACAGAATCTCAGAAACGCAGATATTAAATACACATACGGTAATAAATTGTATACTACGAAATGATGATGTTGTTCCTAAAATGATGATAATGAAATATTATTTGGAAGTGCTTAAGCCTCAAACTGCAGAGAAAAAAATGTATAAATGTATTTACGATATAAATGCAGTGGCTACGATTTTTACTGCAACAGGCAAGAAAAAAGAATCTGAACAGATAGCAAATAAGCTACTTCAACAAAATTGGGGGAATGCGATAAAAGAATATGCGTATAAGCAGCTAAGGTCATTGCCGGAGGCAGTTGATTTTGCAAAAGTAGCACTTTTTAATAAAAAGCACACGGTTGAAAGTGGACAGTATTTGGCAAGACGCTATTTTAGCTTGTATGACGCATATGATTGGTTGAATGGGAATGTTAGTGTTGATGAAGAACAATATAAAAACGCTAATATCACTAATGGAAATAATAACATGGAACATTTCATTATTAATAGGAATTATGAATATGCATTATATTTGGATGATGGAAGTACATGTGATATTGAGATTAAAATTCCGGTAAAGTTTAAAAAATATATAGCAACGATAGCTAATTACCTTATTTTGAATAGTAGAGTGAATAGTAATTTAAAAAATAGACCTGTATATGAAAAAATAGAAATTATAGAAGAGGATATTAGAGATAATGGTATTGATTATGTAATTCCAAGTAAACGTAGTCAGTTGCACTATTTTGTCATAAAGGAAATATTTCATGATTTAAGCAAATATCCTGTTAAGGAATTGAAAGTGGAAACTAAAAAAAGCAAGAAAAAGAAATTGTTGAGAGACTACTATTTGTCATATTTTGAAGAAGAATATACACAATTAACGCAATCATTAGCTAGTGAAGAAAAAGTTTTTGTGGCAGAGATGGAATATTATTTGTCCCAGCATGGTTTCTTTAAAGATGGTGATAGAATGATACTGAGTGGTGATTCAGGAGTCTTCTTGCATGTAGAGGCAGAGATTGATGAGAAAAAGAGAAAAATTGAATTTTATGCGGAACTTGGAAACCCATATTTTGCAGAAACCGGTGAGTGTAGTGAGGAATACATTGCGCTGGTTGAAGCTGTAGACGAGAAATTTACGCAAATAATGGAAGAAGAGCCTTGTATAAGTTCGAGCGATGAATATTGTGAATGTCCAGATGTTTCTTATACATTTTCTTTCCAATGCGCTCCCAATGTTGAAAAAATCGAACAATTTCTCAAAGCAATTGAAGAGATGGAAGCTGTTCTATGTAAAATGAGTGAAACAATAGATTAG
- a CDS encoding helix-turn-helix domain-containing protein: MEKTVGMRIRECRVKMGITQEELAETIYTKKCTISAYETGKIDIKVSVLKDIARILNTTAGYLMDGDEMGFDADVMQLAMMLQEMKDKDVRNVAIEQVKILAKLNKDA; this comes from the coding sequence ATGGAAAAGACAGTTGGAATGAGAATCAGAGAATGCAGAGTAAAAATGGGAATAACACAGGAAGAATTAGCAGAGACTATCTATACAAAGAAGTGTACGATTTCTGCTTATGAGACAGGAAAAATTGATATCAAGGTAAGCGTTCTTAAGGATATCGCAAGGATACTTAATACTACAGCAGGATATTTGATGGATGGAGATGAGATGGGATTTGATGCTGATGTGATGCAGCTTGCGATGATGCTGCAGGAGATGAAGGATAAAGATGTGAGAAACGTAGCGATTGAGCAAGTGAAGATTTTAGCGAAGTTAAATAAAGATGCATAG
- a CDS encoding XRE family transcriptional regulator yields the protein MEKKIGITLATYRKNKKMSQIELADKLRNYDINVSNAAISAWEKDISSPNAHQFLALCKILDITDIYNEFIGFNPDDPLAKLNEEGKAKALEYIGLLLLSEQFQKKEATIIPFRRKIKWSLLASSAGTGEFLDDENFEIIDVGEEVPEEADFGLALNGDSMEPRYHDKQAVWVQQTTSLSSGEIGIFYLDGLTYCKQLKDDKDGVYLISLNSKYEPIKVTNDSSFRIFGRVLN from the coding sequence ATGGAGAAAAAGATTGGCATTACACTTGCCACCTACAGAAAAAATAAGAAGATGTCACAGATAGAACTTGCGGATAAACTCCGCAATTACGATATTAACGTATCGAATGCAGCTATCAGTGCTTGGGAAAAAGATATCAGCTCACCAAATGCACATCAGTTTCTTGCACTTTGTAAGATTTTGGATATTACAGACATTTATAACGAGTTCATCGGCTTTAATCCGGACGACCCTTTGGCAAAACTAAATGAAGAAGGGAAAGCAAAGGCTTTAGAATACATCGGATTGCTCCTGCTCTCCGAACAGTTTCAGAAGAAAGAAGCTACCATTATACCTTTCCGCAGAAAAATCAAGTGGTCTCTTCTTGCATCCTCTGCCGGTACTGGCGAGTTCTTGGATGATGAAAACTTTGAGATAATAGATGTTGGAGAAGAAGTTCCTGAAGAAGCCGACTTCGGTCTTGCGCTAAACGGTGACAGCATGGAACCTCGTTATCATGACAAGCAGGCTGTCTGGGTACAGCAGACCACTTCCTTAAGTAGCGGTGAGATTGGTATTTTCTATCTTGATGGTCTGACCTACTGCAAGCAGCTTAAGGATGACAAAGATGGCGTATACCTCATTTCCCTTAACAGCAAATATGAGCCGATTAAGGTAACAAATGACAGTTCTTTTAGAATTTTTGGGCGTGTTTTGAATTAA
- a CDS encoding type IV toxin-antitoxin system AbiEi family antitoxin domain-containing protein: MTKKEKIENFIEKYNGYLITSLVCNEDISKTYVAQYIKEHGMEKVSRGLYIMDDVWPDELFILQQRNGAVIYSGETALYLHGLTDREYSSVCVTVPQGYNASHLKDNDFDVSVKYAAPDLYKMGICEIASSSGNLVKVYDKERCICDLIMNRNKYEVQVFQTAIKEYMSSNEKKLSQLMVYADALGIRDEVMKYVEVLV; encoded by the coding sequence ATGACTAAAAAGGAAAAAATTGAAAATTTTATTGAAAAATATAATGGTTATCTTATTACCTCTTTGGTGTGTAATGAAGATATTTCGAAGACCTATGTTGCACAATATATTAAGGAACACGGTATGGAGAAGGTCTCAAGAGGTTTATATATAATGGATGATGTGTGGCCGGATGAGTTGTTCATTTTGCAGCAGAGAAATGGGGCAGTCATTTATTCCGGAGAAACAGCACTATACTTGCATGGTTTGACAGATAGGGAGTATTCATCTGTGTGTGTTACTGTACCACAAGGATATAATGCGAGCCATCTAAAGGATAATGATTTTGATGTTTCGGTGAAATACGCTGCACCGGATTTATATAAAATGGGAATTTGTGAGATTGCATCCAGCAGTGGAAATTTGGTTAAGGTTTACGATAAGGAGCGTTGCATTTGCGATTTGATAATGAATCGTAATAAGTACGAAGTACAAGTGTTTCAAACAGCTATCAAGGAATATATGTCATCGAATGAAAAAAAGCTATCGCAACTGATGGTATATGCGGATGCATTGGGAATTCGGGATGAAGTGATGAAGTATGTGGAGGTGTTAGTGTGA
- a CDS encoding tyrosine-type recombinase/integrase, which translates to MAAIKGRKDSKGYVLRTGETQRADGRYCYAYSDKNKVRHYIYAKTLPELRAREKEVQLKYEQGLDAYAAKKLTLNDCFDRYISQKYNLKETTKANYMYMYNRFVRPTFGKRRIAEIRYSDVKEFYFSILKEGIKANTLENVHTVVHLALQLAVRDGLIVNNPSDSAMTEIKRSKLWDAPKRRALTIPEQKAFMNFLESDREYEGWLPIITVLLGTGMRIGECIAIRWEDLDFENRMISVNHNLTDRPDSKGVCKKRIETPKTEAGTRTIPMIQEVFDAFITEYEIQKCLGFCEEVIDGYSGFVFNTAYHTVYSASAVNNAIHRATKAYNDKEETDAKNEGREPLLLPDFSAHHLRHTFCTRLCENETNLKVIMSIMGHADISTTMDIYAECSKEKKKEVMTNLEGCIIIK; encoded by the coding sequence ATGGCTGCTATTAAAGGAAGAAAAGACAGCAAAGGATATGTTCTCAGAACAGGTGAGACACAGAGGGCGGATGGTAGATACTGCTACGCATATTCTGATAAGAATAAGGTGCGTCATTACATCTATGCCAAAACTCTCCCGGAGCTTCGTGCAAGGGAGAAGGAAGTACAACTCAAATATGAGCAAGGTTTGGATGCATATGCTGCAAAAAAACTGACACTTAATGATTGCTTCGACCGATACATCAGTCAGAAGTACAATTTGAAGGAAACCACCAAGGCCAATTACATGTATATGTACAATCGTTTTGTCAGACCTACATTTGGCAAAAGAAGGATTGCAGAGATTCGATACTCGGATGTGAAAGAGTTTTATTTTTCCATATTGAAGGAAGGAATTAAGGCAAATACTTTGGAGAATGTACACACCGTTGTTCATCTGGCATTGCAGCTTGCGGTGAGAGATGGTCTGATTGTAAATAATCCTTCAGATTCTGCCATGACAGAGATTAAGAGAAGTAAGCTTTGGGATGCACCCAAGCGTAGGGCACTTACGATTCCTGAACAGAAAGCATTTATGAATTTCTTGGAATCTGACAGGGAATATGAGGGATGGCTTCCTATTATAACCGTGTTGCTTGGAACCGGAATGAGAATTGGAGAGTGTATTGCCATTCGCTGGGAAGATTTGGACTTCGAGAATCGCATGATCAGCGTGAATCACAATCTGACGGATCGACCTGATTCAAAGGGAGTATGCAAGAAACGCATTGAGACTCCCAAGACGGAAGCAGGTACGAGAACGATCCCGATGATTCAGGAAGTGTTCGATGCATTTATTACAGAGTATGAGATTCAGAAGTGCCTTGGTTTTTGCGAAGAAGTGATTGACGGATATTCCGGGTTTGTCTTTAACACAGCTTATCACACTGTTTATAGTGCCTCGGCTGTAAACAATGCAATTCACAGAGCTACGAAAGCATATAATGATAAGGAAGAAACTGATGCAAAGAATGAAGGTAGAGAACCGCTGCTTCTCCCGGATTTTTCTGCACATCATTTGCGTCATACTTTCTGCACAAGGCTTTGTGAGAATGAAACTAATTTGAAGGTCATCATGTCTATTATGGGGCATGCGGATATATCTACAACAATGGATATCTATGCAGAGTGTTCCAAGGAAAAGAAAAAAGAGGTGATGACAAATCTCGAGGGATGTATTATAATAAAATAG
- a CDS encoding extracellular solute-binding protein, which translates to MKPTMKAALLILFMTITMLSLAACGKDQPLADRITVHLAAPQSAYIEDFDNNLYKLWLEEQSGLNIEITWLPTKDAEQNVKLALASGENLPDAYVGFGSYEIFENPAIQKYGEQGSIAPLDELIEEYGINTKKLFAELPEYDIRELMTSADGHIYFMPGFSSSYITRHRQVMWVNKGWLEALDLEAPSTTDEFCNMLRAFKQEYPDKIPLAGTDELYGRQAYDWLFNAFIYNDTNNSRLLLENGTIGFAPIRDEWREALIYMQGLYDEGLYSPLSFTQDVQQFKQMANDRRDILGAFVTPGITYTVQQNSPSLMERYIGIGPVAGPDGVQLSTVFVPPAKPNGVITSACQYPEEVFKLFDLMLSEEACLMGRYGEKGVDWDFAEEGEISIYGTQATIRIINQLWNVPQNKHLGQIVPYVSRPKFSGGVTWDGSTTDGEYINAQAALLYKDYEPEELIGALVYTPEEDAKIQKIRTDMEEHVKQTAAEFITGERDILDDGEWQKYLQEFEDLGLVKFLETAQTAYDRQSK; encoded by the coding sequence ATGAAACCAACGATGAAAGCAGCCCTCCTTATTTTATTTATGACTATAACAATGTTATCTCTTGCCGCTTGCGGTAAGGACCAGCCGCTTGCCGACCGGATTACGGTGCATTTAGCAGCACCTCAAAGTGCCTACATAGAAGATTTCGACAACAATTTGTATAAACTGTGGCTTGAGGAGCAGAGCGGACTGAACATTGAAATAACATGGCTTCCCACAAAGGATGCGGAGCAGAACGTTAAACTGGCTCTGGCCAGTGGTGAAAACCTGCCTGATGCCTATGTTGGTTTTGGAAGCTATGAAATTTTTGAAAATCCCGCTATACAGAAATATGGTGAACAGGGGAGCATTGCCCCACTTGATGAACTGATAGAAGAATATGGAATCAACACAAAAAAGCTATTTGCCGAGTTGCCTGAATATGATATCCGAGAGCTTATGACCTCCGCAGATGGACATATCTATTTTATGCCTGGGTTTTCTTCCTCCTACATCACACGGCACAGGCAGGTGATGTGGGTTAACAAGGGGTGGCTTGAAGCTCTTGATTTAGAAGCTCCGTCAACCACCGATGAATTTTGCAATATGCTTCGCGCCTTCAAGCAAGAATATCCGGACAAAATACCTCTTGCGGGAACAGATGAATTATATGGCAGGCAGGCATATGACTGGCTGTTCAATGCCTTTATCTACAACGACACAAATAATTCCCGTCTTCTGCTTGAAAACGGAACCATAGGATTTGCACCAATCAGGGATGAATGGCGGGAGGCATTAATTTATATGCAAGGACTATATGATGAGGGTCTGTATTCTCCACTGAGTTTTACACAGGATGTACAGCAATTCAAGCAGATGGCAAATGACCGCCGTGACATACTCGGTGCGTTTGTCACTCCCGGTATTACCTATACCGTTCAGCAGAACTCCCCTTCGCTGATGGAACGCTATATCGGAATCGGCCCGGTTGCGGGACCGGACGGTGTGCAGTTGTCCACTGTCTTTGTACCTCCGGCTAAACCCAATGGAGTAATTACATCAGCCTGCCAGTACCCAGAGGAAGTATTTAAGCTGTTTGACCTGATGCTCTCTGAAGAAGCCTGTCTGATGGGACGGTATGGAGAGAAAGGGGTGGACTGGGATTTTGCGGAGGAAGGCGAGATAAGTATTTACGGAACCCAGGCCACAATACGAATTATCAATCAATTATGGAATGTTCCTCAGAATAAGCATTTAGGGCAGATTGTACCCTATGTTTCACGTCCAAAGTTTTCGGGCGGTGTAACCTGGGATGGCAGCACGACCGATGGAGAATATATCAATGCACAGGCGGCCCTGCTGTATAAGGATTATGAGCCGGAGGAGCTGATTGGTGCATTAGTCTATACCCCGGAGGAGGATGCGAAGATACAGAAAATCCGAACCGATATGGAAGAGCATGTCAAACAGACGGCAGCAGAATTTATTACTGGTGAAAGGGATATTCTTGATGATGGGGAGTGGCAGAAATATCTGCAGGAGTTTGAGGATTTGGGGCTTGTAAAATTTTTAGAAACTGCGCAGACGGCATATGACAGACAAAGCAAGTAA
- a CDS encoding HsdR family type I site-specific deoxyribonuclease: MDNEIEQKEFKVTLRKFIRLYSFICHIIKLNDSELHKFSAFAKCLFRKLPAAGKSKTPNLDNDVALQYYRLQKIFEGKIQLENETGVLPGGRHGAGLPPEEEKATLSELIAKLNERLGTTFTEMDKVIEQFVEDMAKNPEMQLRAKNPMDMFQVAYENNIMDVVIARLQQNQDFCTKYIEDSDFRGEIDRIILPLVHERIATQQQA; encoded by the coding sequence ATGGATAACGAAATTGAGCAGAAAGAATTCAAGGTCACCTTGAGGAAGTTTATTCGCTTATATTCCTTTATCTGTCATATCATTAAGCTTAATGATTCTGAACTACACAAGTTTAGTGCTTTTGCAAAGTGTTTGTTCCGCAAACTTCCTGCGGCAGGTAAGAGCAAAACTCCAAACTTGGATAATGATGTAGCCCTGCAATACTATCGTTTGCAAAAAATTTTTGAAGGTAAAATACAGCTTGAAAATGAAACTGGAGTCTTGCCAGGAGGTAGACACGGTGCTGGGCTGCCGCCGGAAGAAGAGAAGGCTACCCTTAGTGAGCTCATTGCTAAACTCAATGAACGTTTAGGCACAACATTCACAGAAATGGATAAGGTCATTGAGCAGTTTGTCGAGGACATGGCTAAAAATCCGGAAATGCAGCTCCGTGCAAAGAATCCAATGGATATGTTCCAAGTAGCCTATGAAAATAATATCATGGATGTGGTCATTGCTCGACTTCAACAAAATCAAGATTTCTGCACAAAGTATATTGAGGATAGCGACTTCCGCGGTGAGATAGATAGAATTATTCTCCCCTTGGTTCATGAGAGAATTGCGACACAGCAACAAGCATAA
- a CDS encoding nucleotidyl transferase AbiEii/AbiGii toxin family protein, producing the protein MISSSRQLKDKVRNISNGNSNKATTLIRNFMMERFLERVSISPYRDNFILKGGMLVASIVGVDMRATMDIDTTVKALPLNETDAQRIIEEICNIPLEDNVSFQIKSTRTIMEEFDYPGIRIMLEATLDRMRQPIKIDISTDDVITPKAVEYDYKLMFEDRTISVLTYNKETLLAEKMQTIINRGIANTRLRDFYDVYSIMNFYGEQIEKQVLCEAFSATCEKRKTIFNKDDIGSTLHLVSDDLHMEELWGQFQKSNFYVGDLEWKSVIDYVEDTMKKYLL; encoded by the coding sequence GTGATTAGTTCATCGAGACAATTAAAAGATAAGGTGAGAAATATTTCGAATGGGAACAGTAATAAAGCAACTACACTAATTCGAAATTTTATGATGGAAAGATTTCTGGAAAGAGTATCTATATCGCCATATCGAGATAATTTTATTCTTAAGGGTGGAATGCTGGTTGCGTCAATTGTTGGTGTGGATATGCGAGCTACGATGGATATTGATACAACGGTAAAAGCATTACCATTAAATGAGACTGATGCGCAGAGAATAATTGAAGAAATTTGTAACATCCCGCTGGAAGACAATGTTAGCTTTCAAATTAAAAGTACAAGAACTATTATGGAAGAGTTTGATTACCCTGGAATTCGCATAATGCTAGAAGCTACATTGGACAGGATGCGTCAACCGATTAAAATAGATATTTCTACAGATGATGTAATTACACCAAAGGCAGTAGAATATGACTATAAATTGATGTTTGAGGATAGAACGATTTCTGTTCTTACATATAACAAGGAAACATTGCTTGCTGAGAAAATGCAGACAATTATAAATAGGGGAATTGCGAATACCAGATTAAGAGATTTTTATGATGTTTACAGTATCATGAATTTCTATGGAGAGCAGATAGAGAAGCAGGTTTTATGCGAAGCATTCTCTGCCACCTGTGAAAAGAGAAAGACTATTTTTAATAAGGATGATATAGGATCTACATTACATTTGGTATCTGATGATTTACATATGGAAGAGCTTTGGGGGCAGTTTCAAAAAAGCAATTTTTATGTAGGGGATCTAGAATGGAAAAGTGTGATTGATTATGTAGAGGATACGATGAAGAAGTATTTGCTGTGA
- a CDS encoding type IV toxin-antitoxin system AbiEi family antitoxin domain-containing protein → MKTIEALLKENNGMIRTKDAVNAGLSRTTLSQLVKKGMLERVAQGQYIRPYEMPDELYLLQQRSDKIIFSHETALFLHGMVEQMPLRYSLTIPSSGKVSTSLSDRCKMYYVKPELYHLGRCIVMTKMGNEVTTYDAERTVCDILRSRSRMDSQIFVAAMKKYAARKNQDWNKLQNYSEAFHIKKQLMKYLEVLT, encoded by the coding sequence ATGAAAACCATTGAAGCGCTATTAAAAGAGAACAACGGAATGATACGTACTAAGGATGCGGTCAATGCAGGTCTTTCGCGAACCACACTCAGCCAGCTCGTTAAAAAGGGTATGTTAGAACGTGTCGCACAGGGGCAATACATTCGCCCTTATGAGATGCCGGATGAATTATACCTATTGCAGCAACGCTCTGATAAAATTATTTTTTCTCATGAAACAGCATTATTTTTACATGGAATGGTGGAACAAATGCCACTCCGTTATTCTTTGACAATTCCCAGCAGCGGCAAAGTATCCACCTCTTTGTCTGATCGTTGTAAAATGTATTATGTGAAACCTGAATTGTATCATTTGGGACGGTGTATCGTTATGACAAAGATGGGAAATGAAGTAACGACCTATGATGCAGAACGGACAGTCTGCGATATCTTACGCAGCCGCAGCCGAATGGACAGCCAGATATTTGTGGCAGCAATGAAAAAATATGCGGCCCGAAAAAATCAAGATTGGAATAAGCTGCAGAATTATTCGGAGGCTTTTCACATTAAAAAGCAGTTAATGAAATATTTGGAGGTACTTACATGA
- a CDS encoding DUF6462 family protein: protein MSKARTEVAQLENMVGTGKKKFVRYAEGAQLYSLGLHTFQEIAKEANAVYRVKRCILVNTEKVDEYLENFCEA, encoded by the coding sequence ATGTCAAAAGCAAGAACAGAAGTAGCACAGTTAGAAAATATGGTTGGAACAGGAAAGAAGAAATTTGTCAGATATGCAGAGGGAGCGCAGCTTTACTCATTAGGGCTCCACACATTTCAGGAAATAGCAAAGGAAGCAAATGCAGTTTATCGTGTCAAAAGATGTATTTTAGTAAATACGGAGAAGGTGGATGAATATTTGGAGAACTTCTGTGAAGCATAG
- a CDS encoding helix-turn-helix transcriptional regulator: MEVKDTGYCKTKKEMQSLPNNLLFFRQQANISQDKLAEAVDCSRRTIGYIEKGMHDPSVQMAYRIANYFQVALPVLFPDLNENTDEQKGIRHGT, from the coding sequence ATGGAAGTAAAGGACACCGGATACTGCAAGACCAAAAAGGAAATGCAGTCCTTGCCTAACAACTTATTATTCTTTCGCCAGCAAGCAAACATTTCACAAGATAAGCTGGCCGAAGCTGTTGACTGTAGCCGAAGGACTATCGGTTACATTGAGAAAGGAATGCATGACCCATCTGTGCAGATGGCATATAGAATAGCAAATTATTTTCAAGTAGCTCTCCCGGTTCTCTTCCCCGACTTGAACGAGAATACCGATGAGCAGAAAGGAATCCGTCATGGAACATAA